In a genomic window of Arachnia rubra:
- a CDS encoding TOBE domain-containing protein translates to MEPGAVNGIVRIELAPGLVISSSITNEAIEELGLKVGAEAVAVIKASSVMVGIPD, encoded by the coding sequence GTGGAGCCGGGAGCCGTCAATGGCATCGTCCGGATTGAACTCGCGCCAGGACTCGTCATCAGCTCTTCGATCACCAATGAGGCCATCGAGGAACTCGGTCTCAAAGTGGGGGCGGAGGCTGTCGCCGTGATCAAGGCCTCTTCGGTGATGGTCGGCATTCCGGACTGA
- a CDS encoding thiamine-phosphate kinase, giving the protein MMSEFELISEITDGLAIGGDVLLGPGDDAAVLAPRGDVVVTTDVLVENIHFKRSWSPAFQVGRKAVAVNVSDVEAMGADPSAVVIGLAFPRNLEGRWISDFQEGVVEECARVGISLVGGDLSSAPQVVIAVTALGNLAERAAVTRAGARVGDQVAVCGRLGWSAGGLLVLQRGFGSPKELVREQQCPAVPYGQGKIAASAGATAMIDVSDGLLQDLGHICERSGVGMDLETEALEIPEGLARLAAATGKDPLGFVLSGGEDHALAATFPADARLPQGWLRIGGVTSGAEVVVNGEPWQGNVGWDHFA; this is encoded by the coding sequence ATGATGTCCGAATTCGAGTTGATCTCCGAGATCACGGACGGCCTGGCCATTGGCGGCGACGTGCTCCTGGGGCCTGGCGATGATGCTGCTGTGCTGGCGCCCCGGGGAGACGTCGTCGTCACCACCGACGTCCTGGTAGAGAACATCCACTTCAAGCGTTCCTGGTCGCCTGCTTTCCAAGTCGGTCGCAAAGCCGTTGCGGTGAATGTCTCCGATGTCGAGGCCATGGGGGCAGATCCCAGCGCTGTTGTGATCGGCTTGGCCTTCCCTAGAAACCTGGAGGGGCGCTGGATCAGCGACTTCCAGGAAGGCGTCGTCGAGGAGTGCGCCAGGGTGGGGATCAGCCTGGTTGGAGGCGACCTATCCTCGGCACCACAGGTGGTCATCGCTGTGACAGCACTCGGTAACCTGGCTGAGCGTGCTGCCGTGACCCGGGCAGGCGCACGAGTTGGTGACCAGGTTGCCGTGTGCGGCCGGCTTGGGTGGTCGGCCGGCGGACTCCTGGTCCTGCAGCGAGGCTTCGGGTCGCCCAAGGAGCTGGTCCGCGAACAGCAGTGCCCGGCGGTCCCGTATGGGCAGGGAAAGATCGCTGCCTCGGCTGGCGCCACCGCGATGATTGATGTCTCCGATGGTCTCTTGCAGGACCTCGGACACATCTGTGAGCGTTCTGGGGTTGGCATGGACCTGGAAACCGAGGCCTTAGAGATCCCTGAGGGACTGGCCCGTCTTGCTGCTGCCACCGGCAAGGACCCGCTGGGATTTGTGCTCTCCGGTGGGGAGGACCATGCACTGGCCGCGACTTTCCCCGCAGATGCGAGGCTGCCGCAAGGATGGCTGAGGATCGGTGGTGTGACCTCAGGTGCGGAAGTGGTTGTCAACGGAGAGCCGTGGCAAGGTAACGTCGGCTGGGATCATTTCGCCTGA